From the genome of Magnolia sinica isolate HGM2019 chromosome 12, MsV1, whole genome shotgun sequence:
cgattaccactgtttcctgcatcatgctgagatttggatcggctttgcttttaggatcataccttaaaataagttttcaaaacggatggacggcgtggatataagacatatacatcactgtgggccttattGTCAAGGATCCCACCCATCTCGGTGCATCCAGATCCACCGAAGCCATCCCcacgacaaatccactccgtccatcagtttcacagGACCACAATagaacatgattctaaaaatcaggcaaacccaaatctcaggtgggccacactacacgaAACAGAGACTTTATGATGGCCCTAGGAGCTTAGGATTACAGGTGGGCACCACCATATACATGGCTGTAGTTGATCAGTTCCTCCCAAATTAACCAGACCTTTAAGCGTAAGTTCTTGGGTGATAATAAtccattagtgggtcccacgatttGGGCGGCTGGGATCTGTAGTAgaagccacgtgtacggtggggTGATTGCGATGCAATCTATAAATGACAATAGATGTAATATACGTAATTAGCAGTGTGATGATTTACAGTTAATTGCACCACTGAACTTAGAAAGTGTAAGCTGTATTGAATGAAATTACAATAAAGATTGAGGAAATCAAGAGCTATCAAAGGAACGTAGAAACTTAGAAATTTCAATGAAGAGTAATATAAGTGTATGGGAAGCTTTCCATACACATGCTAGCATTTGGATTTTTTGTCATCAAAATCACTAATCgggaccgttcattaggtccatcCTAATCATATTAGTATACCTTCAAGAAATAGTACTGATTGGTAATTTGAAAACTTCCAATAATTAATCCCATGGAGAAGTGGATGGGGAAGATAGTTATTAGAAGAAATGTCCCGTTAGGGGTTTACGGGACTATCGAAGTGTTACAATTTTTGTACGTTAGTGGAAGAAgtggaatggacggtccagattggtgaTGTGAATGGTAACAAGTTAAAATGCAACTAGTGCACCAAAAGGTTTTGGTACACTTAAGTTCAATAGGTGATTTCTCTTCGATAAAAGGCCTTATAGCCATTGCTCAAAGCTACGTAGTTCTTCcatgcgtctctctctctctctctctctctctctctgtggcaATGTTCGAAGGAAGCATGGTAGGGAGGCTAAGAAGATGGCTGACGAGTGTTTTTGCTTGTTGTATTACCAAGCaaacaggtctctctctctctctctctctctctatatatatatatatataggtggagCTATGTGGGACCCGtctcaacttttgtacatggtgtggcctacctaagtcatggattgacttgatttttaagcccatggcctcTGGTGGTAGATTTTTGACAAACATGATGGTCGACCTcctagtaccatttccatatatatatatatatatatatatatagagagagagagagagagagagagagagagagagagaaggttccTTAGGGTGGAGCCCATGGGAACtacccatgagctcgaccgcatagaactttttcccatgtatacatatatacattgtgtgtgtcccacttggatgaggggtcggatTAGGTTTcagtgcatccaaaactcaggtgggcctcacaaagtgcttttatatgttttagggatgtcttcacatggttgtagatggtatggcccacttgagttctgtatacagttgatttttggcatatcccataacctaaaagggacccatcaaatgcatggtgttaatgttagacacacatcaaggtgggtcccacacagctcgacctcctgGGAAGTTCCACTATATCACCAGATCATGGCCCGAGCAGTAAACGGCTGAAAACTCATAAATGTTGTGTATATATTCGGCCGGAGGATCATATAGCGTTTCAAGTTCATACAAGTGGGCCCCTAACACTGATTACTTACCGTTGATATTATAGATGCATCAAAACTCGTATTTGGGAAGATTTTAACCTCTCGtttgatgggccataaaatagaatgggaagaaagaaaacacaaaaacaGCCTAACGTGCAAATCAatgtgtggggccatcatgatattttgatgacatccaatccttccatcatgTGCACCATCTAATTATGTTCTTGTCATCCAAAAATcttgctgatccaaaactcaggtgggccacaccacagggaacagttcgGATAGGGACACCATCAGTAAAAACCTTCTATATTATATGTGGAACTCACCTTGTTCATTATATGTTCTAATCCATTTAGAAGATTCGTTGGATGAATGGACACCCATTAGATCAGACCATTCCCaaggtcaggtgggccactacacgtgattttagaggttttaggtgtGATTTTACATGATGGGTCCACCTATGTTTTGGATGAACCGGATGTTTTGTGATCCAAGGATAACAggagggacccacatgatggacagattagatgtcatgaaaacattacagtgggtcctacaTATTATCCTAAGAAACGTCTGTATATTGAATCAGGCTCTTCTCGATTAACCATCTATTTTACAGCCAATAATTGAAGGGTCAGGacttgtacacgagtcgagttatcTCGGTCAGCTcactcgactcggaaaagcttaACTCATCTTGGGATTTCGGACCGAACCAAGTTTCAAAATTTCGAGATGAGTTTaagcttgcccaagcttgactcaactcggctcgaacctcaactcgaatcgaatcgGGTTGATAACTCAGATCGACTCAGGTCGATGACTCAGTTATTTTTATCTTGGTGTTGTTtaacaagtgtttgatgaaatgactcgatgAAGAGTTGTTTCAAATGTGTACATTCTCCCCATAATTGCCTAGTGGAGATGAAGAAATGAATACAAAAcaaattactttaaaaaaaaaaatctttatacTACAAAACTGCCCTTATATCTTGTTTTATATGCTGCTTGCTGAGTAGTTAACGAAATTCTTATAAAAtattgttactgttttgcattttgTGAGAGATTGAAGATGCATTATATATATTCGAGAAATGTCTCACAAGCTCGAACTCTGCTCGAACAGAGCCAAGCTGGTTAGCTGGGCTTGGGCCCTAACCGAGctaagttcaagctggggttaactactggccgagctgagccgtgccaagctcgactcggttggaTCTACCCATATAAGATACTTTTGGTGTATGCCTCATATATAAAGGGTCACTAGCCATTGTTATAtatggccccacatgatacactgatttgatatcatgtgcatatcacggtgggccccactcgttggAAATTATTCTTAACCCACAAAGCATTGTACTGGATCCAGCTTCTGCATGCTAACTCATTTTCCATGCAACAACACGTCGTGTGTCCCACCAATCTTCTGCAGATATCCAATCCACCACACATTGCCACCCTTCAGCAGATATCCAATCCACCACACATTGCCACCCTTCAGCAGATATCCAATCCACCACACATTGCCACCCTTCTATGGCGAGCGATCCCGTCGTGTGTCCCACCAATCTTGTCCATATCACACCGTCTGATCGAAATTCAAACATGGAAGATTCAATCAACGACAGCGATGATACAGATGCAGATATATACAATGGCCAAACTGAATTTTGGGAGCTGGTATTTTGTAAAGGGGACACTGATCATATCGAAAAGATCATCCACGTTGATTTGGACAAGGATATTGATTCAACAGAACCATCTAACGGTTCTGATTCTAGTTCCAGCAAACATAAGGATGCCGATCATCGTCGAGGTGAACACGGCGGGACAGACCATGATCGAACGGCTCCCGGCTCGACGTTCCTCACTCAAGAATGTCCACGTGTGCCGAGTTTCTCACGGTTAGTATCGGCGACGGGCCCGATCGGAAGATGTCCGGTTAGATCTTCTCCTGGGTCAGATTGCATCATCAGGGATGagggtggcccatttgaattcCCAACGTGAGTGCAACACAATCATGTGGTGATCTTGAGTTTGGAAGATGATCACACATGAAACACCCATAACATAGTCTCGCTATGGCCGAATCTTATCGCTGATgagaagtggaccccactatccaTCATCAACTCAATTGAAGGTGGTAAGATTTACCCATAGTGGAATCTTGCTGTTGGTGTTTCACTACAGATAATTCAAAGTTTGAGGAATGATCATATGCGAGAACTCAacgatcccagccatccatttggATTTGCCATGATCTTTTTGGACACCACCATGAAGAAATCACACTAATAAACGGACGGTCAGCATTTAAATAAGATCCAACCATGAACACTATCATCCATTTAGTGGGTCCCCTTCGGGGTGGCTTATGATTCTTAAGAACTGCTTGGATCAGATGATGATAACCATCTGATCTATGGTTTTGAAAAATGAACAGTCACATGAAATACGCAGCATCCAGATGGTCAGGCTCATCCAACGGCTGTGATTTGTAGATGGTAGCTTGGAAAGATCAGGCCCAAATGAATAAACGGTTTATATGAATGATTGGACCGTCTACCTGCCCCCAAGTTACGATTAGTTGCATATGATCATTCTCTTCAATTCACAGCTTTCTCTCCCTCACGTGCTTGCTTTCAAGATACACGTGTGACTTTAGAAATTGATTTTTTGTTGTTTGGCTTCCTGTAGATTGCGAAGGGAGTGGAATGGCAGCCCAACGAGAATGCCAAACGCGAATCGCAAGCAATGGAAGAAGCAACGGCGTTGCAGGTTCTCTCAAGTCTGGTGGCATATTTGAATAGAAAGCAATTTGGTCTGgccgtgaccgtggggcccaccttgatgtatgtgctgtatatccatgccgtacatccgtttggtcagctcattttaggacatgggcccaaaaataaatcacattcaaatctcaagtggaccacaccacaggaaacagtggtgatggaaatctcaccataaaaaacttcctagggcccaccgtaatgcttatatgccatccaacctgttgataaggacacaaaagacctggatgaaggaaaaatacaaatatcagcttcatccaaaactttgatggcccacaagaagtttttaatggtaggtattcaatcaacactgtttcctgtggtgtggtccacctgagatttggatatcctTCGTTTTCGGGCGCACTTCCTAAATTGAcccggcaaaacagatggacggcatggatgtacatCTTTTTAGTTTATGACTCGTTTGGAATGGGCCCCAttttttggacggtttagattaagtTATAAGATGGGCCACTTGTACAGTTTGTTTTGAACCATCACGATGTCTGGCGATCAAACGTTTTCTCTACGAAGAGATGTTAGCATTGCTCGAAATTAGTGGACCCCTTGTGGATGGGCCACATTTCCAAATTCATAGGAACAATCTCAACCATCCGATTTCTCTTGTTGGATCCTAGACTCATCTTGCTTTTTTCTGTCCCACTGATTTTCACAAATATTGcgtagattttgaaaatctcgtgaTATTAACATTGCAAGATTTCCAATATCTCAGCACTGATTTATTTTCTCGTGCTAATTATAGCGAAATAATAGAAAATGAATCGAGAAATTTCGTCTCTATGGCTCCCATCTGGCGGGACCAAAGGTTTGGACGGCCTAGATTAATTTGCTCGTTCTCAAGCACATGGGATTCTTATGAGGGTCCAATTCAAGGGCTGGGATCTTCCCAATTGGGAAATTTCCTGTTCTTGGACCATAATATCAAGTTTAGAGCCgttgaaccatggaccccacctgtacaAACCGAGAAACGAAAAAATGCTCTCGTGTACGAGGTTTTGATGGCCCCGTGTTATTCATCTGAGCagtaaatatggtgggccccacatgtatgcattgaatttggaccattggcgAGTTTTTCTAAACCCTCCAATCCCTACTCTCAAGGCCACAAGCAATCGAACATCTGATGGAGGAGATACTGGTGCATTGTCCATCTCATGATGGAAGCCACcaaatgaacggcttagatcaaaaaatggtgggccactcaaaaGTACCCTCATTACTCACGTTTCTTCAAAACAAGCACACCATACTGACAGTTCTTTTGCGTAGTGAAAGGTTGCAttgaataaataataattaaaaaaaaaaaaaaaaactaattaatttAAATTGTAGTGGGCCATGGTGACATATGGAGGAGATACTGGTGCATTGTCCCCAAGATTGCATTAGGCAATGAATGGTCACTCATCTTTTGCTAAAaaatgatccgaaccattcaaAAAGGTGAATAAGAAAGTAAAACTGTTAGGgccatttgggagcttgtatttgaaaTGCATTGTATAACAAATCAAGGAGAATgcattgaaataaaaattctctAGTAAGatcatatgtgatatttgatagaatgattgtaataaacttATTGAAATACATATTTCGGCAAAAAAATGATGAGATTTTGAGCCTCAAGGCAACAAGCATAGGATCAGGAACAAGCAACTCACTAATGTTTTTCAACCGTCGGTTTACATGGCCAATTTTTGGATCATTCAGATCATTCTATTAACATAACATTACTCAGTGTGCCATgatagattagtagcctagtaGCACCTTTGTCATACGTTCAACTCTCCAACCTTTAAGAAAAGCCGAAAAAGGCATTTGATTCCGAATGCACTCAAATACACTCAAAACCATGTGTTTTTGCTCATGGCCTAAGCACTGTGGGACCTAGCTCTCGAATGGTTCATATCACGTACAACATGCCAAAGGACTTCAAAACTATATTTTATTATAGGAGAGACACCAAAAAGTACAGCAAGCAACAACATCCAACAGATTCACATACATACAATACAACCGTCCCAGAGATAAtgtgcagtgggacccacattaagaATGATGAGACAACAAGAATTCACAATACAGCAGCCTctggaatcaaataataaaaataagacaAGAAAGAacgggaaaaaacaaaaaaaaataaaaaaaactcatcTTGGTTTGTGATACTGTCTTCAAAGATCTCGAAGCTTCAGTGTTTACTAACCAAACGCAGGAAACGCAGGAAGAATGGGAGCAAAATGTACTATATTAagctgcgtttggttgcaccaaatatcatgaaatattggtgcaaaatatcatgaaatgttatgatatttggtgcaaccaaacgcagtcTTAGCTATTTTACAACCCCGAGTGCCTTAAGTATAACGAGCTTTCGATGTAAAAGATTCGTACAACCATATTTCACCATAGCAAGGGTTGCATTGTATGGGTCAGGAATCTATAAGGTGTAATAAGAAGTTGCCCAAATGCTCCTAAATAAGAAGCAGCTTTGGCCTCATCAGTCGGTCATAATTCTTGAATGGCTAGATTCAATTCCAAAGCAGATTTTGCCAGCAACCCTCCCCTCCTGCACCAAATATTTGCACGATGAatataatacaaaatcaaattacatgaTGAAATTTGTTCACATTCTGATGTATTATTGTAGGTTACggtgtgcttggttgcaccaaatatcatgaaatttcatgatatttggcaccAAATGAGACTGATTAATGAcatatcattatatttgttgcAAACCAAACACGGCCTAAACAATCATATGGAAACTTGAAAGATGTATCATTGAAATAAGAGAAATTCTATGATGATCAATTCGAGGACGTGCACAGCCTCCCTGGATGCATTTTCGGTTTGTGTAAGTGGGACCATGGTTACATAATCCAGAATGTTCGTCTGTTGGGCCCCACCGGGCCCCACCATATATGGGCATGCCCAAAAAGTATCCCCAGTACAATCCCTAGTCTTTCGATGTTTGGCCTGCAAACAGAGAGTCAATAAGAGAAACAGCACCCAACAGCTATcaccgtgggtttgctccccacaagtGTGGGTTTGACTCCCCTTCTCGGCATTACCcgatacatgtggttgtgggtgattgcgtgtatagagagagagagagagagagagagagagagagagagagagcaactttCCACATTCAACTGCAGAATGGGCAATACTGGTGGCCAGGATCTCTCCCAAAAATGATTCGGGAGGCTTTTGGGGCATGTCCCACCTATAgtttgaggatcatataattcctcagtGTGCTAATAGTTCATAAGGGCCAGACTCCTGAGTAGAAACATGCAGTCTTGTTTGTGGAAACAGCCACTAgactcttgtggcccacctgtgttgtATCCAAGCCTGTTAACAAGTGGGTCCAGCAATGCAGATGACTTCTCTTAAAATCAGACTAACCTGATTATTAAGTGGCGACATGTGTACAAAATAAATGATAGTTAATAGAAATTTGAATCCACATCTAATGTATGCAACCAAAATGGACTTTTGAAGGTGCTTCAACACATTAGTGTGTGGGTATTTCAGCACACGTTATTTTCCCTAcagatcatagttctaaaactcggtgaCTCAGACCGAAATTCTTCCAAGTCAACTTGATGAGATTCCGAGCCGAGTCACTAAGAAACTCACTGAAGAGTGAGACTCAATGCTGATTCAGCATGACTCACCAAGTCCACTCACCAACTCAGTTGACTCGAATCGACTTGGCATGACCGAGTCCCTAACTGAAGGATGGGCTTGTAATTAGAAAATACGAATCCAAAGGACATGAGAATCGAAGGCATGACCTCATGTCAAGATGCATGTGTCATTACCAACCAGCCATGCACCACATTTGTGACAAAATCACAAAATAATCCTTTTTTCGGTACTCATAGTTGTTCCAAACATCTAATATTTACCTCACCATTTCTTAATAATTATTAAATATAGAGTTGAGTAGATTCGACTCTTCAGGTTGAACCAACCCGGCTTCAAGTTgagttttcaatttttcaaaccaTGCTATAAATTACAACCACAACTTGGGCTCAGTTCAACCCTAACCCGACTGACCCTACCCAAGTTCAGGTCGGGCCAGGTTGAGTTGTCAGGGTCCTCGGGTTGGGTTCAGGTAGAAAAATGCCAACCAGATTTGAATTTGGGCTGGGTTCAAGTTAGAGcaaatttgggttgggttaggtcgggttgggaataatcacatgtatctaGGTTGGGTTGGTCAGGCCGAGTCAGGTAGGACTAGGTAGAGTATCGAGGACTTCgtgttaggtttgggttaggcaCCTTGGGCTGGAATACAGGTCAGGTCGGGTTGTAGGTCAGATTATCTTGAGGTCAGGTTGGGCTCGGCTTGACCctcaacttgacccaacccaCCCAAGTTGCACCTCTCCTATAATAGGATTGCTCTAGTTAAATATTTAAATAACAACGAATCAGTATGATAACTCGAGAATGCTTGCTTACCTAATAAGTGAAGGAAGGACTTGTTTAATCTTTTGCAAATGAATATAGCACTGGTTGCAGCGATCACGCCTGTTATAGCAATCCAGATATAGGTGGCCCTTTTGATCAGCATCTCAACCACCTCCACTCAGCAAAAGCTAAATGCATAAAGGAGCCAAAGGATAGAGAAATATACCTCTGCTCTGCTTGAAGATCAACCCCTATAGGTGAAGACGATGACATGACCGAATGGATAACCGGTCCAAAGATTCTCATGAGTTTCAATAGCAATTCCAAGGAGACATTCATGTGCCTGTACATTTAAAACACTGTTAATATCAGCTGTTAACTAAAACAGTTGCATGCTTGTTGGTGTCTGACACGGACATGATGTGAAATGGAAACCCAATGTTGCCGAGAGGACTATAAATAATTGCTTAAGAGGGACTTGCTAACCTTCACCTGGCAGGTGAACAGTCCTATCAGTGAAGGTGCACATTGATCTGGGCCGTCCATTAGAATGGCCATCACTTGGGTAGGCCACTGTCCGAAACCCAGATTGATTGGATGGTCCAAAGAGTCAGCAAAAAATCTTCAACAGTGTCCAGTAAGTGGACGGTCAATACATTTTAGCAAGTGTCCTATATGTAGAAAAGTATTTAGAGATAAACCTTTTCCTTGACCTGGACTGTAGTGCTGTCAATGGACAGGGATCAGGCCTAAACCGAGCAATAGGCCCAATGCAATTGGCCCACCCATACCAGTTCAAAAATTTGAGGGCTCAAACCAACCCAACCCTGCCTGTTGACAGCAAGGTATTCAAAAAGGGTTACGTAATGGTAATGATTGGTGCCTGTTACGCAATAAAGGGCAGTATTGCacgatctgaaaaaaaaaaaaaaaaaaaagcccataaCAGCTGTAGCAGCCTTTATGGGCTTGTAACAGGCTGATGCAGGCTCATAACAAGCCAAGATGGGTGATATAAGGCTGAtacttttttcatttaaatttctTTTGACCATTATAGGGCCGTACGAGCCCGTATCATAAGGTCATATGGCCAGCCATTATGCTGGCTGTTACCAGATACCTTGGTCAACAGCCCTACTGCAAATTCACTCGACTTGGAAAGATGACTTGTAATTCAACCGAGACAATTCAACTTAGTTGAGTTCATAGTTGAGCAAACAAGTTCTAAAACTATGTTGGGAACAGTTCCAGAAATTAGGTACAGGGGTTTGGATTCTCTAGGCAATATTTTCTATTAACAAAAACAAACAGCTGAGTACATGATAAAGTTACCTGCCGACCTTGCTATCCAGTAAGCCTGCAAGTAGGGGGAGCAAGCAAGAGAAGAGATCGAGGGTAACAATTTCAGCTTTATCCAAGAGAATACTGACCACATCAGCCTGAACCTGCATCTCGCATCCGGTGATGCAGCAATAAATTATAATTATTGCACAAAAGTCAAGAAGGTTGCTGGTTAGCAATTGAAACTGTCGAAACTGACACAGTGCATCAAATGGCTGGAATAGAATACCTACAGAATGGTCAGGCAACCTTCCCACTGCATTGATGGCACCCTTGATATCATTCCGTTCCCAAAACTGCCGAACCACCTGCAGATTTGCGCTAGATCATATTCAACTATTTTTTGCAAATGATCATCTATGAACAAAATTCAGTAAATCTCCACATGCAAAACAATGAAATATAGGATATGGCTTCTCAATGATGATGTAAAACCAAACAGGTAGGCCAGTATAATCAAGGAAGATCTGTTCGAGTTGATGATTGATGAAAAAATCTAACAATCGTCCCAGCTAAACAAGGTCTTAGTGCAATGTTGCCAATGCCGATTCTTAAGAGGCTGCAGAAGTTTAAAAGAAGTCAACATTTGTAAGAATATACTGAAGGGTCGTTCATTCAAACACAGGAGGTCATCTGGTGCTTTTATTGTTTCTCCTAGTGTTTTAAAACCTGGGTCGGACCCCTGCTTATTTTTTTGTCAGCAGTTCGGTCCAAACTGGTCCAACAGCTGGGTCAAATGGTCCGACTACAGATGTCAACGTATTGTATACACAGATATACTGACAACCTGCATGAAATAAAATACTCTTggtagtgtggataagacacttCTTAAAAAGGTGGTTGTAGGTTCAACCCCTTCCTCACGCACCGGGGCTTTTAGCATGCAATAAAGGTTCATCCATTTACCACTCTTGTTCAACCAGATGAGAATGGCCAAACCAGACAGTTGGACCATTTGAACTGGGTAGAAGTTGTTTCTCCATTTGAAAGAGCTTTGGTTTCTCCATTTCCAAAGAGCCTTGTTGTAAAACATTGGCCTCCATAACCCTTGTGAAAATCCCTCAAAAGGAGATGACCAAGATGATGGAAAGTGAAAATCGTCAACtctagaaaatctcaaaaataaggaGAAAGATGGGAAAATTGGATGCAGCAACTGAGATCTAATCAGTGCAGGACTCCTGCTCAACAAATTGATGAATGATCAATAACCTACATGAGGTATTTTTCCTCGAAGTTTCTGGCCCTGGCCTGGGATGCCTTTTTGGGAAGCCCATTACCACCACACACCCACCACCGCCTGGCTGGCCTGACAAAGGATTGGTTGGATGCCCATTCCAAAGAGCTTTAGTTCTCTCACATCCCTGCCCAAAGGGTTGGTTAGATGCCCAATCCAAAGAGCTATAGTGAAGGCAAATCTTCGATGGGGTCCTTATATCCACTGTctaaatttgaggaaaaaagGAGAAGACATTGTTTTGAGGCTAGCATGGAATAGGCATACAATTCTGTAGATTGGGATTTGCATTTAGGCAGGACCTCAGAATGCACATCATCAGATTTTACTGTACTTAGATTTGCTAAATCATCACATGCGGAGcagcacccatgcacacacaaGCGCTAGTGCCAATATGGCATAGGAGCACGAGATCTGATCTTTCCATCAGCtggaaaacaaatggatggctaaaaaattTAACCATGAGAAGTGAAACGTCCTGTCTTTTAGGCCAGAAGATCTGAGTGGCCCAACTGATGGAAAGCCAGTTCTCTCACATGTTAATAAATTCACCAGTGAATGTATATGATGTAGGGATTGACATTACCTGTAATTTTGTAAGGCGGGATTGTAGAACGCTTAGGAATAAATCATGATTTTGCATTATGTTTTCAGCTGCATCCTCATCATTTGCAGAAACCAAGTCCATTTGTGATGTTTGAGGCTGTCCTTTCTGTTCATTTcaaaacaaaatgaaaaagaacatagaaaaaaaaaaaaagattagggtCACCCAGCCAAGTCCACATGTGCACATGAACACACTTTCTTCTTAATGGCAACTTCTGTGTTGGTGTTAAAGCCCCATTATTTCCAATACATCTCATGAGCAAGTTAGAAAACCTTGTACTCATGCTTCAAGCAGGAAATGACACTGCAGAATGCAAGATTGCATGTAGTGTATGCAgcgttcgaagtatcggtatcgctacaagtttcgctggctagggatatagaaacaatatcgatattgctgataatatcgttgataaccagaaatgcagggaaacatgtgAAAAACGGTGGAGTTTTCAgcaaaactttaggagatgttaaaatgtacatatttgcatatttcgaaatttaaaaaaattgcaaaaagaatgcatacataacaagtttccatttaatggggccttaaaagtatgtgctgttgtaagaaataagtccaaccatcccatccagtctatttaaccatccaacctttcatccaaacatccatcaatattgcaaaatgtcaacaacacatgatatttcaccaagaaatcattaacaattgggaaggaaacgaaagattgtggtctcaatatcatgcatgttgcgatatcgataatatcgagatcttattaatattatcaatgacaaattgaacactacatacaaccatgtgcccatgaaaaaaaataaaaattgaaatacgaatttttctaataaacaaaattctgatgatatcaatacgttggcgatattattgaaatatcgtggatgcacttatgatacaagcattacctaaaatttacatagttgaaaatattggcgatacattggcgttattgatgcattggcaatacaagcaacacctagaatttatatggttgaaaatattgatgattacattagtgatattgatacgttggtgatacttagcaatacattgctcatacctggaatttctgatactaatagtgttattggtatcgctaccaatgttatctgtatcgctgagctggagataaaataatatcgaagatattttgataatatcgaagataattcAAACACTGAGTGTATGAATGTATTTAGGTAACATTTACAATTGAGTTGCCAACTTTCAACCTAATCAAACATTATTGTAGAAGAGACAGGTAACACTAACAATGAATTGAAACTTTAGAATTTTTCCGGCCATACAAAACAAGAGGCTGCACATTGTGTTTGCAAACTTCATATGGAGTT
Proteins encoded in this window:
- the LOC131220691 gene encoding uncharacterized protein LOC131220691, which gives rise to MASDPVVCPTNLVHITPSDRNSNMEDSINDSDDTDADIYNGQTEFWELVFCKGDTDHIEKIIHVDLDKDIDSTEPSNGSDSSSSKHKDADHRRGEHGGTDHDRTAPGSTFLTQECPRVPSFSRLVSATGPIGRCPVRSSPGSDCIIRDEGGPFEFPTLRREWNGSPTRMPNANRKQWKKQRRCRFSQVWWHI